A portion of the Bombus pascuorum chromosome 8, iyBomPasc1.1, whole genome shotgun sequence genome contains these proteins:
- the LOC132909459 gene encoding uncharacterized protein LOC132909459 isoform X2: MRSSPPAVKMTPFLMAIFCLATAGCSNVTDQQTSETHHDQQVAILKQIRKVNEDGSYTYGYEAGDGSFKVESRDVLGNIKGTFGFVDADGEIKRVSYSSSNGTGFKATTVSPLQEHVSVVQSIPRINRTTTTKKPSVVYPSSTEASTKSSVVQSIPRNRKTTTTSTTTTTTTTEQPKTIFGHYLKGTGKSRPRFVINGQQRPLVIEEEITEDEDSQINRPSTEDKTSTYRKIIFAKRPVEQNLRPISDDFVEKEDDGKVASGNNLRRQLQEETTKPNPIVEGSSDDHSDVYGGSLSTTRPLFTTTTPPRILQRVSPNRIERPKVYVNRENLAPSRFENVNVKYDNTRVYEAETKAPQEERTQPQPVLIRGPTRVPENREYLRQSTEPIFVRQQPEQFLRELPGGRILVPSQQNIEEDPAYRPLSINRILLRPLPSQQPLYSTTTDANIHYLTENPLPEQEEEPRVAMAPGYMRPRPFPRPVIFQEPEPRPRPVLRPVAPAITHAMDEREYQTTPEYSYRGSTIALPPEPPNPINTPLSRRDFQLLLRRLLVSQYGVQALSYPKSYLEDALYDQQPYPSYQPGYQSTAPRPDIGYDQQIPLQYGDRVPVRRPVYTRALNPVYQPQQYEDYSDGRYTKRVYRQKFYTQEVADDGEEILPAPIREALLLRMLQLAINAERPPMVSSPVMTTTTPASRYRKTGPVRSVQIITDEDEEEKEAMKKKM, translated from the exons ATG AGATCATCACCTCCTGCCGTTAAGATGACGCCATTTCTGATGGCAATTTTCTGTCTGGCTACCGCAGGCTGCTCGAACGTCACGGATCAGCAAACATCTGAAACACATCACGATCAACAGGTAGCGATCTTGAAACAAATCAGAAAAGTGAATGAAGACGGTTCTTACACGTATGGTTACGAAGCGGGTGACGGATCCTTCAAG GTCGAGAGTCGTGACGTTCTAGGCAACATCAAGGGTACGTTCGGTTTCGTCGACGCGGACGGCGAAATAAAAAGGGTGTCGTACTCTTCTTCTAATGGAACAGGATTTAAAGCAACCACCGTGTCGCCATTGCAGGAACACGTGTCCGTCGTACAGAGCATTCCGCGTATAAATCGCACCACTACAACCAAGAAGCCAAGCGTCGTTTATCCTTCGTCTACCGAGGCATCCACAAAATCATCGGTGGTTCAGTCGATACCGCGAAATAGGAAAACAACGACGACTTCAACAACTACAACTACAACCACTACGGAACAACCGAAGACTATATTTGGCCATTATTTAAAAGGGACCGGAAAAAGTAGACCGCGTTTTGTGATCAATGGCCAACAAAGGCCATTGGtaatagaagaagaaatcaCAGAGGACGAAGATTCGCAGATAAATCGACCAAGTACGGAGGACAAGACTTCcacatatagaaaaatcatttttgcTAAACGACCGGTCGAGCAGAATCTTCGACCAATCTCTGACGATTTCGTAGAAAAGGAAGACGATGGTAAAGTAGCTAGTGGAAATAACTTAAGAAGACAGTTGCAAGAAGAGACTACGAAACCTAACCCGATCGTAGAAGGCAGCAGCGACGACCATTCTGACGTTTATGGCGGATCTTTGTCCACGACTCGACCTTTGTTCACCACAACCACGCCACCAAGGATTCTGCAACGCGTTTCGCCTAATCGAATCGAAAGACCAAAAGTTTACGTTAATCGGGAGAACCTTGCGCCATCGAGGTTCGAAAACGTAAACGTAAAATACGATAATACCAGAGTTTACGAAGCTGAGACGAAGGCGCCTCAAGAGGAACGTACTCAGCCTCAACCGGTTTTGATTCGAGGTCCAACGCGAGTGCCTGAAAACCGCGAATATCTGCGACAAAGTACCGAACCTATATTTGTTAGACAACAGCCTGAACAGTTTCTACGTGAACTACCAGGAGGAAGAATCCTAGTTCCTTCTCAACAGAATATCGAAGAAGACCCCGCTTACAGACCACTTTCTATCAACAGAATTTTATTACGCCCTCTGCCGAGCCAACAGCCGCTTTACTCGACAACCACGGATGCAAATATTCACTACCTGACGGAAAATCCTCTTCCAGAGCAAGAGGAAGAGCCGAGAGTCGCTATGGCGCCAGGATACATGCGTCCAAGACCTTTTCCACGGCCTGTAATCTTTCAAGAACCTGAACCAAGACCCAGGCCCGTTTTGAGACCCGTTGCGCCAGCGATCACTCACGCAATGGATGAAAGAGAGTACCAAACGACTCCTGAATATTCGTACAGAGGCAGTACCATCGCTTTACCTCCAGAACCTCCAAATCCAATTAATACACCTTTAAGCAGACGCGACTTCCAATTACTGTTAAGAAGATTGCTCGTCAGTCAGTACGGTGTCCAAGCTCTTTCTTATCCGAAAAGCTACCTAGAAGACGCCTTGTACGATCAACAGCCGTATCCTTCTTATCAGCCAGGCTATCAATCTACTGCGCCACGACCGGATATCGGTTACGATCAGCAAATTCCTCTTCAATATGGAGATCGTGTGCCTGTAAGACGGCCTGTGTATACCAGAGCTTTGAATCCTGTTTATCAACCTCAACAGTACGAGGATTACAGCGATGGAAGATACACAAAGAGGGTCTATAGGCAAAAGTTCTACACGCAAGAAGTGGCTGATGACGGAGAGGAAATATTGCCTGCTCCTATCAGAGAAGCTTTGTTGTTAAGGATGTTGCAGCTGGCAATTAACGCCGAAAGACCTCCCATGGTTTCTTCTCCGGTTATGACGACCACGACACCAGCTTCGAGGTACAGAAAGACTGGACCAGTTAGGAGTGTACAGATCATCACTGACGAAGatgaggaagagaaagaggcgatgaagaagaaaatgtaa
- the LOC132909459 gene encoding uncharacterized protein LOC132909459 isoform X3 gives MVSSYKRSSPPAVKMTPFLMAIFCLATAGCSNVTDQQTSETHHDQQVAILKQIRKVNEDGSYTYGYEAGDGSFKEHVSVVQSIPRINRTTTTKKPSVVYPSSTEASTKSSVVQSIPRNRKTTTTSTTTTTTTTEQPKTIFGHYLKGTGKSRPRFVINGQQRPLVIEEEITEDEDSQINRPSTEDKTSTYRKIIFAKRPVEQNLRPISDDFVEKEDDGKVASGNNLRRQLQEETTKPNPIVEGSSDDHSDVYGGSLSTTRPLFTTTTPPRILQRVSPNRIERPKVYVNRENLAPSRFENVNVKYDNTRVYEAETKAPQEERTQPQPVLIRGPTRVPENREYLRQSTEPIFVRQQPEQFLRELPGGRILVPSQQNIEEDPAYRPLSINRILLRPLPSQQPLYSTTTDANIHYLTENPLPEQEEEPRVAMAPGYMRPRPFPRPVIFQEPEPRPRPVLRPVAPAITHAMDEREYQTTPEYSYRGSTIALPPEPPNPINTPLSRRDFQLLLRRLLVSQYGVQALSYPKSYLEDALYDQQPYPSYQPGYQSTAPRPDIGYDQQIPLQYGDRVPVRRPVYTRALNPVYQPQQYEDYSDGRYTKRVYRQKFYTQEVADDGEEILPAPIREALLLRMLQLAINAERPPMVSSPVMTTTTPASRYRKTGPVRSVQIITDEDEEEKEAMKKKM, from the exons ATGGTTTCCAGTTACAAG AGATCATCACCTCCTGCCGTTAAGATGACGCCATTTCTGATGGCAATTTTCTGTCTGGCTACCGCAGGCTGCTCGAACGTCACGGATCAGCAAACATCTGAAACACATCACGATCAACAGGTAGCGATCTTGAAACAAATCAGAAAAGTGAATGAAGACGGTTCTTACACGTATGGTTACGAAGCGGGTGACGGATCCTTCAAG GAACACGTGTCCGTCGTACAGAGCATTCCGCGTATAAATCGCACCACTACAACCAAGAAGCCAAGCGTCGTTTATCCTTCGTCTACCGAGGCATCCACAAAATCATCGGTGGTTCAGTCGATACCGCGAAATAGGAAAACAACGACGACTTCAACAACTACAACTACAACCACTACGGAACAACCGAAGACTATATTTGGCCATTATTTAAAAGGGACCGGAAAAAGTAGACCGCGTTTTGTGATCAATGGCCAACAAAGGCCATTGGtaatagaagaagaaatcaCAGAGGACGAAGATTCGCAGATAAATCGACCAAGTACGGAGGACAAGACTTCcacatatagaaaaatcatttttgcTAAACGACCGGTCGAGCAGAATCTTCGACCAATCTCTGACGATTTCGTAGAAAAGGAAGACGATGGTAAAGTAGCTAGTGGAAATAACTTAAGAAGACAGTTGCAAGAAGAGACTACGAAACCTAACCCGATCGTAGAAGGCAGCAGCGACGACCATTCTGACGTTTATGGCGGATCTTTGTCCACGACTCGACCTTTGTTCACCACAACCACGCCACCAAGGATTCTGCAACGCGTTTCGCCTAATCGAATCGAAAGACCAAAAGTTTACGTTAATCGGGAGAACCTTGCGCCATCGAGGTTCGAAAACGTAAACGTAAAATACGATAATACCAGAGTTTACGAAGCTGAGACGAAGGCGCCTCAAGAGGAACGTACTCAGCCTCAACCGGTTTTGATTCGAGGTCCAACGCGAGTGCCTGAAAACCGCGAATATCTGCGACAAAGTACCGAACCTATATTTGTTAGACAACAGCCTGAACAGTTTCTACGTGAACTACCAGGAGGAAGAATCCTAGTTCCTTCTCAACAGAATATCGAAGAAGACCCCGCTTACAGACCACTTTCTATCAACAGAATTTTATTACGCCCTCTGCCGAGCCAACAGCCGCTTTACTCGACAACCACGGATGCAAATATTCACTACCTGACGGAAAATCCTCTTCCAGAGCAAGAGGAAGAGCCGAGAGTCGCTATGGCGCCAGGATACATGCGTCCAAGACCTTTTCCACGGCCTGTAATCTTTCAAGAACCTGAACCAAGACCCAGGCCCGTTTTGAGACCCGTTGCGCCAGCGATCACTCACGCAATGGATGAAAGAGAGTACCAAACGACTCCTGAATATTCGTACAGAGGCAGTACCATCGCTTTACCTCCAGAACCTCCAAATCCAATTAATACACCTTTAAGCAGACGCGACTTCCAATTACTGTTAAGAAGATTGCTCGTCAGTCAGTACGGTGTCCAAGCTCTTTCTTATCCGAAAAGCTACCTAGAAGACGCCTTGTACGATCAACAGCCGTATCCTTCTTATCAGCCAGGCTATCAATCTACTGCGCCACGACCGGATATCGGTTACGATCAGCAAATTCCTCTTCAATATGGAGATCGTGTGCCTGTAAGACGGCCTGTGTATACCAGAGCTTTGAATCCTGTTTATCAACCTCAACAGTACGAGGATTACAGCGATGGAAGATACACAAAGAGGGTCTATAGGCAAAAGTTCTACACGCAAGAAGTGGCTGATGACGGAGAGGAAATATTGCCTGCTCCTATCAGAGAAGCTTTGTTGTTAAGGATGTTGCAGCTGGCAATTAACGCCGAAAGACCTCCCATGGTTTCTTCTCCGGTTATGACGACCACGACACCAGCTTCGAGGTACAGAAAGACTGGACCAGTTAGGAGTGTACAGATCATCACTGACGAAGatgaggaagagaaagaggcgatgaagaagaaaatgtaa
- the LOC132909459 gene encoding uncharacterized protein LOC132909459 isoform X1, giving the protein MVSSYKRSSPPAVKMTPFLMAIFCLATAGCSNVTDQQTSETHHDQQVAILKQIRKVNEDGSYTYGYEAGDGSFKVESRDVLGNIKGTFGFVDADGEIKRVSYSSSNGTGFKATTVSPLQEHVSVVQSIPRINRTTTTKKPSVVYPSSTEASTKSSVVQSIPRNRKTTTTSTTTTTTTTEQPKTIFGHYLKGTGKSRPRFVINGQQRPLVIEEEITEDEDSQINRPSTEDKTSTYRKIIFAKRPVEQNLRPISDDFVEKEDDGKVASGNNLRRQLQEETTKPNPIVEGSSDDHSDVYGGSLSTTRPLFTTTTPPRILQRVSPNRIERPKVYVNRENLAPSRFENVNVKYDNTRVYEAETKAPQEERTQPQPVLIRGPTRVPENREYLRQSTEPIFVRQQPEQFLRELPGGRILVPSQQNIEEDPAYRPLSINRILLRPLPSQQPLYSTTTDANIHYLTENPLPEQEEEPRVAMAPGYMRPRPFPRPVIFQEPEPRPRPVLRPVAPAITHAMDEREYQTTPEYSYRGSTIALPPEPPNPINTPLSRRDFQLLLRRLLVSQYGVQALSYPKSYLEDALYDQQPYPSYQPGYQSTAPRPDIGYDQQIPLQYGDRVPVRRPVYTRALNPVYQPQQYEDYSDGRYTKRVYRQKFYTQEVADDGEEILPAPIREALLLRMLQLAINAERPPMVSSPVMTTTTPASRYRKTGPVRSVQIITDEDEEEKEAMKKKM; this is encoded by the exons ATGGTTTCCAGTTACAAG AGATCATCACCTCCTGCCGTTAAGATGACGCCATTTCTGATGGCAATTTTCTGTCTGGCTACCGCAGGCTGCTCGAACGTCACGGATCAGCAAACATCTGAAACACATCACGATCAACAGGTAGCGATCTTGAAACAAATCAGAAAAGTGAATGAAGACGGTTCTTACACGTATGGTTACGAAGCGGGTGACGGATCCTTCAAG GTCGAGAGTCGTGACGTTCTAGGCAACATCAAGGGTACGTTCGGTTTCGTCGACGCGGACGGCGAAATAAAAAGGGTGTCGTACTCTTCTTCTAATGGAACAGGATTTAAAGCAACCACCGTGTCGCCATTGCAGGAACACGTGTCCGTCGTACAGAGCATTCCGCGTATAAATCGCACCACTACAACCAAGAAGCCAAGCGTCGTTTATCCTTCGTCTACCGAGGCATCCACAAAATCATCGGTGGTTCAGTCGATACCGCGAAATAGGAAAACAACGACGACTTCAACAACTACAACTACAACCACTACGGAACAACCGAAGACTATATTTGGCCATTATTTAAAAGGGACCGGAAAAAGTAGACCGCGTTTTGTGATCAATGGCCAACAAAGGCCATTGGtaatagaagaagaaatcaCAGAGGACGAAGATTCGCAGATAAATCGACCAAGTACGGAGGACAAGACTTCcacatatagaaaaatcatttttgcTAAACGACCGGTCGAGCAGAATCTTCGACCAATCTCTGACGATTTCGTAGAAAAGGAAGACGATGGTAAAGTAGCTAGTGGAAATAACTTAAGAAGACAGTTGCAAGAAGAGACTACGAAACCTAACCCGATCGTAGAAGGCAGCAGCGACGACCATTCTGACGTTTATGGCGGATCTTTGTCCACGACTCGACCTTTGTTCACCACAACCACGCCACCAAGGATTCTGCAACGCGTTTCGCCTAATCGAATCGAAAGACCAAAAGTTTACGTTAATCGGGAGAACCTTGCGCCATCGAGGTTCGAAAACGTAAACGTAAAATACGATAATACCAGAGTTTACGAAGCTGAGACGAAGGCGCCTCAAGAGGAACGTACTCAGCCTCAACCGGTTTTGATTCGAGGTCCAACGCGAGTGCCTGAAAACCGCGAATATCTGCGACAAAGTACCGAACCTATATTTGTTAGACAACAGCCTGAACAGTTTCTACGTGAACTACCAGGAGGAAGAATCCTAGTTCCTTCTCAACAGAATATCGAAGAAGACCCCGCTTACAGACCACTTTCTATCAACAGAATTTTATTACGCCCTCTGCCGAGCCAACAGCCGCTTTACTCGACAACCACGGATGCAAATATTCACTACCTGACGGAAAATCCTCTTCCAGAGCAAGAGGAAGAGCCGAGAGTCGCTATGGCGCCAGGATACATGCGTCCAAGACCTTTTCCACGGCCTGTAATCTTTCAAGAACCTGAACCAAGACCCAGGCCCGTTTTGAGACCCGTTGCGCCAGCGATCACTCACGCAATGGATGAAAGAGAGTACCAAACGACTCCTGAATATTCGTACAGAGGCAGTACCATCGCTTTACCTCCAGAACCTCCAAATCCAATTAATACACCTTTAAGCAGACGCGACTTCCAATTACTGTTAAGAAGATTGCTCGTCAGTCAGTACGGTGTCCAAGCTCTTTCTTATCCGAAAAGCTACCTAGAAGACGCCTTGTACGATCAACAGCCGTATCCTTCTTATCAGCCAGGCTATCAATCTACTGCGCCACGACCGGATATCGGTTACGATCAGCAAATTCCTCTTCAATATGGAGATCGTGTGCCTGTAAGACGGCCTGTGTATACCAGAGCTTTGAATCCTGTTTATCAACCTCAACAGTACGAGGATTACAGCGATGGAAGATACACAAAGAGGGTCTATAGGCAAAAGTTCTACACGCAAGAAGTGGCTGATGACGGAGAGGAAATATTGCCTGCTCCTATCAGAGAAGCTTTGTTGTTAAGGATGTTGCAGCTGGCAATTAACGCCGAAAGACCTCCCATGGTTTCTTCTCCGGTTATGACGACCACGACACCAGCTTCGAGGTACAGAAAGACTGGACCAGTTAGGAGTGTACAGATCATCACTGACGAAGatgaggaagagaaagaggcgatgaagaagaaaatgtaa